A part of Ptychodera flava strain L36383 chromosome 11, AS_Pfla_20210202, whole genome shotgun sequence genomic DNA contains:
- the LOC139143121 gene encoding uncharacterized protein, producing MEINDEYGVPRPFDGIYTINITKTDVMAAHSNTTTTGARRGISKTEPVGFSFNLTHPSSMVSMTLESHDPSAVYGVYIREGLMANETMHDGGWKIPGNPAKTVVHNATHAGTYFVLLTLEYPRRDPDLHDIWITVSVNICSFWNDITGEWDSEGCWPESSADVNVLICKCNGLPSFKMPDTN from the exons ATGGAGATAAATGACGAATACGGCGTGCCACGTCCATTTGATGGCATCTACACAATCAATATTACCAAAACCGACGTCATGGCAGCACACAGTAACACGACAACCACGGGAGCAAGACGGGGTATATCAAAAACCGAACCTGTTGGATTTTCGTTCAACCTCACACACCCTAGCAGTATGGTTTCCATGACACTTGAATCTCACGATCCATCAGCTGTGTATGGAGTATATATTCGAGAAGGTCTGATGGCTAATGAAACAATGCACGATGGAGGATGGAAAATACCTGGTAATCCTGCTAAAACTGTGGTACACAATGCAACGCATGCTGGGACGTACTTTGTTTTGCTGACACTAG AGTATCCAAGAAGAGATCCAGATCTACATGACATATGGATTACTGTTTCTGTCAATATTTGCAGCTTCTGGAATGACATCACCGGCGAATGGGACAGTGAAGGATGTTGG CCTGAGAGTTCAGCAGATGTCAACGTACTGATCTGCAAATGCAATGGCTTGCCATCCTTCAAGATGCCTGATACAAATTGA